The segment GCAAATTTATCGCCATTTATTGCAGCATCCACACCACTTTGATATGCGCTGGATTAAGCGCTACATCGATCACTTTAAGGGGCTGCCAGTTGGCTCGCTGGCGCGCTTTTCCAGTCAGCAGCAGGGCTGGATCTTACGCATCGACGCTAAAGGCAACCCCACGGAAGTGTTGCTTGCATCCCAGGTTGAGCCGCCTATGCGTGACAATGTGGGCGTGGTTGTGCGGGATAATATTACTGAGCGGCTTGGTCGAACCGTAGGTGAAGTCGCGGTGTCTACCTGACAGGGGTGAACACAAGGCGTTAGTGAGTGATGAGCAGCTAGTTATTGCCATATGCAGCGCTAAAAAAAGCGTTGCGGACCGTTAAAGTCCCCTAAGTTCGCGCCGATAGATACTAGTAGTGCAGTACGTTGTTTGTTTTTGTCTTTTAATATTTGTGGTTTATCACTCTTATAGGGTGAGCATAAAACCACGCATAGGAGTTCCGCTTATGACTTACTCTCGCGGTGGCGCCGCCTATGGGCGGGGAGCTAACGCTTATGCGCGTGTCGGCGTAGAAAGCGGAGTGATGTCGGCAGACCCTCATCAACTGATTGTGATGTTGTTTGACGGCGCCCAGGCCGCTATTCGTGCTGCGCGCATTCATATTCAGGCGGGCAATACGGCCGAGAAAGGCAAGTCGATATCGAAAGCGCTGAACATTGTAAATAACGGCCTTGCCGCTGCTCTTGATCAAGAAAAAGGTGGCGAAATTGCCGAGCGCTTGGCATCGCTTTATGACTATATTTCGCGCCTGCTGTTGGCGGCGAATCTTCGTAACGATGAAGAGAGTTTAAATCAGGCCGAGCGCCTTCTCGAAGATATCGCTTCAGCATGGCGTGATATTGGTCAACGGCAGAGTGCGTGAGGCAATAATGTCAGCATCTACATCTGCTCATGATAAAAGTGCTCAAGAGTCGTTACTTAATAGCTATGAAGCGCTATTGAGCCGCGTTGAGCACATGCACGAACTTGCTAATGCCGAGCAGTGGGCAGAGTTGATCGATCAGCGTACAAGCTATGTGGTGCTGGTGGAGCAACTGCGCGAGTTGGATACGACCGTATCGCTTGATTCTGCTGCTCTAAAGCGCAAAGCAGAGCTGCTTGAGCGCATTCTTGAACATGATGTGGATATTCGTCGTCGCTTATTATTGCGTCGTGATGAGCTGGGTAAGCTAATAGAGGTGTCTCAACGTCAGCGAGATCTGCATCGCGCTTATGCGCCCCAACAAGGCTCTGCGGTTGCCTATGAAACAGATGATGCTGATTCCAAGAGGTCTTCGTGAGCGGTATTACTCCGCTTATTGATACGCTCTTGCACCAGGTGCTAGGGCGGCAGGGGGAGTTGTCGCTACAGCGGGCGCTGGATCAACCCATAAAGCCTATTCCTCCGGGCCAAGGCCCGCGTGCAGTGATGGGCGATGCTGATTTAGATGGGCGAGCGACACCGTTAAGCGATTTAAAACGGTTGCCACTTCCCGCAGATGGGGCGCGAACATTGCCCCGCGGCGATTCACCACCATCTACGCCAGGGTCAACGCAGACGCACTTTAGCCCTGCTGCAAGGACGATCGCGGATGTTCTGTTACGTTTCCCTGCTCCCCCCTCGGTGATGCGGCCAGAAGCTCCTTTAATCACCAGCCAAGAAACACCAACGGCTAGTACAGTAGCGACGCGCTTAGAAGCAAGTATTCGTGACAGTGGGCTGTTTTATGAGTCGCATTTGAAACGCTGGTTCCAGGGCGAGGGCGTCCGACAGCAGTTATTAAATGAACCACAAATGCAGGCTGGGCCACGTCCGTTAGCACCCCTTTTACCCCCTGGTTTAGGTGCCTCGCATGCGCTGACGACGGGGTTGGCTCCATTGGTCACACCGGGGGCGCAGCAAGGAGCGGGGCAAGGTGGCATGTCTATCCTGACCAACGTACCACTGATACCCGTGAACCATGAAAATGGAATGGCCCGTTCCAATGTTGCAACGACTGCTCCTAACGCGGGTTCGCCTGTTGCATCACCCCAAGCTGCTACTCTCACCCAGAATACGCCTGCTGCTATGGCAGGTGAAGGACGTGAGATTAGCCAGGCAAGGGAAGTGGCCGAGCTGATGGCCAACCGCCCCGCTCGCGAAATCGTCCATGAAAGCTTGCAGAGTCTGGTGCGTCAACAGCTTGAGATGTTGGTGATGCCGACTATCCGCTGGGAGGGGGATGTATGGGCAGGGATTTTTATGGCCTTGGTAATCAACCTGCCCGCTCGCGAGGAAGGGAAAGAGGGTAAGCAGCAGGAGGGTGAGCCGGATGGCGGTTGGCGCTCTGATATGCAGCTTGATGTTCCCAGTTTGGGGTCGTTCAATGCGTCCCTATGGCTCTATCGAAATATGTTAAGTATCGATTTCACCACTGAAAGCACGCAGGCTTATCAGCGCATTGATGCAGGGTTGCCCGCCTTAGAGAAGCGACTGAGCGCCTTGGACTTACATAAAGTGCAGCTTCGCGCACGCTATATTGAAGCGGAGGCTACGTATGGCAACGCCGGGTGAGCGTCGTCGCCAAGCCGTTGCCTTGGCTTATCAGGAGAACGACCGGGCGCCCCGAGTAGTGGCGAAAGGTTACGGCGACTTGGCCGAGCGGATTATGGCCGAAGCACATCGACAGGGCATTTATGTACACGACGCGCCAGAGCTGGTAGCACTTTTGATGCAGCTAGATCTGGACGCAGAAATCCCTGCAGGCCTTTATCAAATCGTCGCAGAACTCCTGGTGTGGGTGTTCGAGCTGTCAGAGGAAGGGCTGAACCATCGTGCAATCCCTGAGTAGCCATTTACAGACGTTGTGTGCAACCATGAGGACAGGTAATAAAAAGTCATTAATGGCGCCAGTATAATGGTCACAATATCGCGCCTGAGTCGTTCAATGGGACATCATGAGTCAAACCAACTTTCTCGATGAAATTCAGGAATTAAATTTAGCTTATTTGCTTCTGGCGCAGCGCTTGCTTGATGAAGATCGTGAGGCTGCTATGTTTCGCTTAAAAATAGACAGCGACGTCGCGGCGCTGATTGTGTCGCTTAGCGCTCGCCAACTGACCAAGCTGGCGCGAACCAGCCAGCTGTTGTGCCGATTTAGTCAGATGAGTGCAGAGCGCCTTCGCCAGCTCACTGACAATCCGCGCGATCAGGGGTTAGCTGGCTTACATGCTTCGCTGCTGTTGGCTGGAGAAACCTTTGAGCCAATGCCGCCAGGAGAGGCGAAGTGAGCCAGAAAAGCTTGATCGATGAAATGCACCAAGTTCAGTTGGCAATCGAGTTGATTGAGCTGGGTGCGCGGCTGCAGGTGCTGGAAACAGAGACGGAATTAAGCCGTACACGTTTGATCAAGCTGTACAAGGAAGTGCGTGGCATGTCACCGCCAAAGGGAATGCTGCCTTTTTCTACGGATTGGTTTATTACTTGGCTTCCTAATGTTCATTCGTCACTGTTTTACAACATTTATTTGAGCCTGAAGGGGGCGGCAGGTTGCGATCGAATCGATGCCTTTGTCAAGGCGTATCGACTCTACGATGAGCAAATGTCACTGGAAAAGGTAGAGCCGGTTCTTGGGCTTACACGAGCTTGGACACTGATACGGTTTTTCGAAAGTGATTTGCTTCAACTTAATCAGTGTACACGTTGTAAGGGGCAGTTTGTGGCACATGCCCATAGCCCTGCTCAGAGCTATGTATGTGGCATATGTCAGCCACCTTCTAGGGCAGGAAAAACGCGCAAGTCACAGCAGGAGAATAGTGAAAAAATGTAACAACCTCGTCAATCTCGCCACCAATAGTAATAATTAGGGTATAAGACGTATTGATGAGCGCTTAAGGTATGAAATATGAGCGTATCGGCGTAGATAGCCGCAAAAGTCAGCGATGCTTTTTAATTAGACAACAGCCCAGCCCTATTAGAATTGGGCATAAACTTTGCTTTGGATGGAACACCTCTTAAACATCAGAACAGGTGGATAAGTTTTGGTTTCCTTACATTAATACTGAATACCGCAAGGACTCTGCTTGTGCTGATACCTATAGGCTATGTAATCGTATTGTTGTCTGTGTTTGGTGGCTATGTGCTGGCAGGTGGCAAATTAGGTCCTCTGTATCAACCCCTTGAACTGCTTATCATTGGTGGCGCAGGTGTTGGTGCTTTTATCGCAGCGAACAACGGTAAGGC is part of the Halomonas alkaliantarctica genome and harbors:
- the fliT gene encoding flagellar protein FliT is translated as MSASTSAHDKSAQESLLNSYEALLSRVEHMHELANAEQWAELIDQRTSYVVLVEQLRELDTTVSLDSAALKRKAELLERILEHDVDIRRRLLLRRDELGKLIEVSQRQRDLHRAYAPQQGSAVAYETDDADSKRSS
- a CDS encoding EscU/YscU/HrcU family type III secretion system export apparatus switch protein encodes the protein MATPGERRRQAVALAYQENDRAPRVVAKGYGDLAERIMAEAHRQGIYVHDAPELVALLMQLDLDAEIPAGLYQIVAELLVWVFELSEEGLNHRAIPE
- the flhC gene encoding flagellar transcriptional regulator FlhC, with the translated sequence MSQKSLIDEMHQVQLAIELIELGARLQVLETETELSRTRLIKLYKEVRGMSPPKGMLPFSTDWFITWLPNVHSSLFYNIYLSLKGAAGCDRIDAFVKAYRLYDEQMSLEKVEPVLGLTRAWTLIRFFESDLLQLNQCTRCKGQFVAHAHSPAQSYVCGICQPPSRAGKTRKSQQENSEKM
- the flhD gene encoding flagellar transcriptional regulator FlhD; this translates as MSQTNFLDEIQELNLAYLLLAQRLLDEDREAAMFRLKIDSDVAALIVSLSARQLTKLARTSQLLCRFSQMSAERLRQLTDNPRDQGLAGLHASLLLAGETFEPMPPGEAK
- the fliS gene encoding flagellar export chaperone FliS, which translates into the protein MTYSRGGAAYGRGANAYARVGVESGVMSADPHQLIVMLFDGAQAAIRAARIHIQAGNTAEKGKSISKALNIVNNGLAAALDQEKGGEIAERLASLYDYISRLLLAANLRNDEESLNQAERLLEDIASAWRDIGQRQSA
- a CDS encoding flagellar hook-length control protein FliK; this encodes MSGITPLIDTLLHQVLGRQGELSLQRALDQPIKPIPPGQGPRAVMGDADLDGRATPLSDLKRLPLPADGARTLPRGDSPPSTPGSTQTHFSPAARTIADVLLRFPAPPSVMRPEAPLITSQETPTASTVATRLEASIRDSGLFYESHLKRWFQGEGVRQQLLNEPQMQAGPRPLAPLLPPGLGASHALTTGLAPLVTPGAQQGAGQGGMSILTNVPLIPVNHENGMARSNVATTAPNAGSPVASPQAATLTQNTPAAMAGEGREISQAREVAELMANRPAREIVHESLQSLVRQQLEMLVMPTIRWEGDVWAGIFMALVINLPAREEGKEGKQQEGEPDGGWRSDMQLDVPSLGSFNASLWLYRNMLSIDFTTESTQAYQRIDAGLPALEKRLSALDLHKVQLRARYIEAEATYGNAG